The following coding sequences are from one Blastocatellia bacterium window:
- a CDS encoding KH domain-containing protein: protein MKELLEMMAKALVDYPEQVEVREVEGQATTVLELRVAQKDLGKVIGKQGRTARAIRTILNAAGMKLKKRLLLEIIE from the coding sequence ATGAAAGAGCTGCTCGAGATGATGGCGAAAGCCTTGGTGGATTATCCGGAGCAAGTTGAGGTGAGAGAGGTCGAGGGTCAGGCCACAACGGTGTTAGAGTTGCGCGTCGCACAGAAAGACCTTGGCAAAGTCATTGGCAAACAGGGGCGCACCGCCCGAGCCATCCGTACCATTTTGAACGCGGCGGGGATGAAGCTGAAAAAGCGGCTGTTGTTGG
- the ffh gene encoding signal recognition particle protein codes for MFEALSEKLKRVIRDLRGQSRLSAEQIEAAMREIRIALLEADVHFKVVKQFTETIKQKALGQDVLGSLSPAQQVVKIVYDELVEMLGSTSTHLMFTPRLPNVIMIVGLQGSGKTTTAGKLAHYLYKQNRNPLLLSTDVYRPAARQQLAIIARQLNRPVYDDPAINDPLALARQARQHAELRGFDTLLVDTAGRLHIDEELMVELQELKRELRPIEILFVADAMTGQDAVKSAEAFHNRLGLSGVILTKMDGDTRGGAALSIKAVIGQPIKFIGVGEKYDALELFYPDRVASRILGMGDVLSMIEKVQAEVDQSEALRLEEKLRRNQFTLEDFRDQLKMAKRIGSLGKLLDFLPADLLRMVGIDKLTPEHMAMIDKQLKKTEAIINSMTPKERANDKIIDGSRRKRIARGSGTSVEDVNQLLMEYRQMRAMMRDLATGQIPQLRAAAHGGSRKARRRRKNRRKR; via the coding sequence ATGTTTGAGGCACTCTCAGAAAAACTCAAGCGCGTCATCCGCGACCTGCGAGGGCAATCACGGCTCTCCGCTGAGCAGATCGAGGCGGCAATGCGCGAGATTCGTATTGCTCTACTGGAAGCTGACGTCCATTTCAAGGTCGTCAAGCAGTTCACTGAGACCATTAAGCAAAAAGCCCTTGGTCAGGACGTTCTCGGTTCACTTTCACCAGCCCAGCAGGTCGTCAAAATCGTCTACGACGAGCTGGTAGAGATGCTCGGCAGCACGTCCACGCATCTGATGTTCACGCCACGTCTTCCCAACGTGATTATGATCGTTGGACTGCAAGGATCGGGCAAGACAACGACCGCCGGAAAATTGGCTCATTACCTGTATAAACAGAATCGCAATCCGCTGCTGCTGTCAACCGACGTGTACCGTCCGGCGGCACGGCAGCAACTGGCCATTATCGCTCGCCAGCTCAATCGCCCAGTGTATGATGATCCGGCAATCAATGATCCCCTGGCATTAGCCCGTCAGGCGCGACAGCACGCCGAATTGAGAGGATTTGATACGTTGCTCGTTGACACGGCTGGCCGGCTGCATATTGACGAAGAGCTGATGGTGGAATTGCAAGAATTGAAGCGGGAGCTGCGCCCGATTGAGATTCTGTTCGTGGCCGACGCCATGACCGGCCAGGATGCTGTCAAAAGCGCCGAAGCTTTCCACAACCGTCTTGGGTTATCAGGGGTCATCTTGACCAAAATGGACGGGGATACACGCGGCGGCGCTGCTCTTTCGATCAAGGCGGTCATTGGTCAGCCGATCAAGTTCATCGGTGTCGGTGAAAAATATGATGCGCTGGAGCTGTTCTATCCGGATCGAGTGGCCTCGCGCATTCTGGGGATGGGCGACGTGCTCTCGATGATCGAGAAGGTGCAAGCCGAAGTGGATCAGTCGGAGGCTTTACGCCTGGAAGAGAAGCTACGGCGAAATCAGTTCACGCTGGAGGACTTTCGCGACCAGCTCAAGATGGCCAAGCGGATTGGTTCGCTCGGCAAGCTCCTGGACTTCCTACCAGCCGATTTACTCCGAATGGTTGGTATAGACAAGTTGACCCCTGAGCACATGGCCATGATTGATAAGCAGTTGAAGAAAACTGAGGCGATCATCAACTCGATGACGCCCAAGGAGCGAGCCAACGACAAGATCATTGACGGCAGCCGTCGCAAACGCATTGCCCGCGGCAGCGGCACATCGGTTGAGGACGTCAACCAACTGCTCATGGAGTACAGACAGATGCGTGCCATGATGAGAGACCTGGCCACGGGTCAGATACCTCAGTTGCGTGCGGCAGCCCATGGCGGTTCGCGCAAAGCGCGACGACGCCGTAAGAATCGCCGCAAGCGTTGA
- a CDS encoding OmpH family outer membrane protein, whose product MKYLSWIMIGVALALWPTVALAQGVTASQSTTPVSSASPINLPTGRFAVINTGAFTGQNGIEQLKQQIDRVEEMFKDRKAELVALQQRADALQRELQVQGSNLTAAALEAKQEELENLQLDIQRKKEDFEKDYTKVLRDATDPVVGRINDFLTKYAKENNITLVLEAGVLYQVRGLAYVDPGLDITRMFIEAYNAAHPVTPGSPRPGTNR is encoded by the coding sequence ATGAAGTACTTGTCATGGATCATGATTGGTGTGGCGTTGGCCCTCTGGCCGACCGTCGCCTTAGCGCAAGGAGTCACGGCTTCACAGTCAACGACGCCGGTGAGCAGCGCTTCGCCGATAAATTTACCCACCGGACGCTTCGCCGTCATCAATACGGGCGCGTTTACTGGCCAAAACGGTATTGAACAATTGAAACAACAAATTGATCGCGTCGAAGAGATGTTCAAAGACCGCAAAGCGGAGTTGGTTGCTCTACAGCAACGCGCTGATGCGCTCCAGCGGGAACTCCAGGTGCAAGGTTCAAACCTGACGGCAGCGGCTCTGGAAGCGAAACAAGAGGAGCTGGAGAACCTTCAGTTAGACATCCAGCGCAAGAAAGAAGACTTCGAGAAGGATTACACCAAAGTGCTGCGAGATGCGACCGATCCGGTGGTCGGACGGATCAACGATTTTTTGACCAAATATGCTAAAGAAAACAACATCACATTGGTCCTGGAGGCGGGCGTGCTCTATCAAGTGCGTGGCTTGGCCTATGTTGATCCGGGCCTGGACATCACCAGGATGTTCATTGAGGCATATAATGCCGCCCATCCGGTCACGCCAGGCTCTCCCAGGCCAGGAACGAATCGTTGA
- the rpsP gene encoding 30S ribosomal protein S16, translated as MLAIRLTRMGAKKRPFYRIVVAEKRSRRDGRFVDTVGYYDPVKQPAEIQIDRERVEYWLRHGAQPTDTVRRLLKRQPATTG; from the coding sequence TTGTTAGCAATAAGATTGACAAGGATGGGAGCAAAAAAGCGACCGTTTTATCGTATTGTTGTTGCGGAAAAGCGGTCTCGGCGGGACGGGAGATTCGTTGACACAGTTGGTTACTACGACCCGGTGAAGCAGCCGGCGGAAATTCAAATTGACCGAGAGCGGGTTGAGTATTGGCTGCGGCATGGCGCTCAGCCAACAGATACAGTCCGTCGGTTATTGAAGCGGCAGCCGGCGACAACCGGTTAA